The proteins below are encoded in one region of Clostridium fermenticellae:
- a CDS encoding glycosyltransferase family 2 protein, which translates to MHDNIIYSIVVPLYNEELVINESYKRLKEVMNTTHENYEIIFINDGSIDKTRQLTEELCLNDKNLKLINFSRNFGHQCAITAGMENASGEAIIVIDADLQDPPEVMLEMIKKWKQGYDVVYGKRAKREGESFFKKFTARSFYRLLKNVTSIDIPVDTGDFRLIDRKVCNTLNSLPERNRYVRGLVSWVGYKQTFVEFVRHERFAGDSKYPLKKMLKLAFDGITSFSYKPLIISSYLGGISLTIGFISIIVNIINNVLSKTNILNIGFAISIDFIMFGFLLSCMGIIGQYLGRIFDESKARPNYIIENIVTSRKDDD; encoded by the coding sequence ATGCATGATAATATAATTTACTCTATAGTTGTTCCTCTATATAATGAAGAACTTGTAATTAATGAAAGCTATAAAAGATTAAAAGAAGTAATGAATACTACCCACGAAAATTACGAAATCATATTTATAAATGATGGAAGTATAGATAAAACTCGCCAATTAACAGAAGAATTATGCTTAAATGATAAGAACTTGAAACTTATTAATTTTTCCAGAAATTTTGGTCATCAATGTGCAATAACTGCTGGAATGGAAAATGCATCTGGAGAAGCTATAATAGTTATCGACGCTGACCTTCAAGATCCACCTGAGGTAATGCTCGAGATGATAAAAAAATGGAAACAGGGTTACGATGTTGTATATGGGAAAAGGGCTAAAAGAGAAGGTGAATCTTTTTTTAAAAAATTTACAGCCAGGTCCTTTTACAGATTACTAAAAAATGTGACTAGTATAGATATTCCAGTTGACACCGGTGATTTTAGACTTATAGACAGGAAGGTGTGTAATACACTAAACTCTCTTCCAGAAAGAAACAGATATGTCCGTGGGCTTGTAAGCTGGGTTGGATACAAACAAACCTTTGTTGAATTTGTAAGGCATGAAAGATTTGCAGGTGACAGTAAATATCCTCTTAAAAAAATGTTAAAGCTTGCTTTTGATGGTATAACGTCTTTTTCATATAAACCCCTTATTATATCTAGTTACTTAGGAGGTATTTCACTTACAATAGGATTTATATCAATTATAGTAAATATAATAAATAATGTTTTGTCTAAAACAAATATACTTAATATAGGATTTGCTATATCAATAGACTTTATAATGTTTGGCTTTCTATTAAGCTGTATGGGTATAATCGGGCAATATCTTGGAAGAATTTTCGATGAAAGCAAAGCAAGACCTAATTATATAATTGAAAATATAGTAACCAGCAGAAAGGATGATGATTAA
- the lgt gene encoding prolipoprotein diacylglyceryl transferase, with translation MNPIAFSILGLDIRWYGIFIAAGILIGIFIAEYTCKVRNLSYDILLDIVLISLPISIIGARAYYVLFNLKDYDSLISAINIRRGGLAIHGGLLFGLTTALLYCKYRKINFLEYADTAAPSIILAQALGRWGNFFNGEAHGKIVSYNFISHFPAFIQHGMFIDGNYYNPTFLYESIWNILVFIILIQLIKKFKNRGLILFSYIGLYSIGRFFVEGMRTDSLLLGSIRMAQLVSFIGIIIWVIFLIYTYKKNGFQKNYRVYK, from the coding sequence TTGAATCCAATAGCATTTTCAATTTTAGGGTTAGATATAAGATGGTACGGAATTTTTATTGCAGCAGGAATATTAATAGGAATTTTTATTGCAGAATACACATGTAAAGTAAGAAATTTAAGCTACGATATTCTTTTGGATATAGTTCTAATTTCTTTACCCATTAGCATAATAGGCGCGAGAGCATATTATGTTCTATTTAATCTTAAAGATTACGATAGTTTAATTTCAGCAATAAATATAAGACGGGGCGGTCTCGCTATTCATGGAGGCCTCTTATTTGGACTTACAACAGCCTTACTTTATTGTAAATATAGAAAAATCAATTTTTTAGAGTATGCAGATACAGCCGCCCCATCAATAATACTTGCTCAAGCTCTTGGAAGATGGGGAAACTTCTTCAACGGTGAAGCACACGGCAAAATTGTATCCTATAATTTTATAAGTCATTTTCCAGCTTTCATACAACACGGTATGTTCATTGATGGGAACTATTATAATCCAACATTTTTATATGAATCAATATGGAATATACTAGTATTTATTATTCTTATACAATTAATAAAAAAATTCAAAAATCGTGGTCTGATATTATTTAGTTATATAGGATTATATTCAATAGGAAGATTCTTTGTAGAAGGTATGAGAACAGATAGCCTTCTTTTAGGTTCAATTAGAATGGCACAACTTGTAAGTTTTATTGGAATTATCATCTGGGTAATCTTTCTAATATATACATATAAGAAAAATGGATTTCAAAAAAACTATAGGGTTTACAAGTAA
- a CDS encoding alpha/beta hydrolase codes for MFKSFEVENERGFIIRGVINRPDKSGKFPCLIYCHGFTGHKLETHGMFAKIAKMLERKDIVSIRFDFTGNGESDGEFKDMTMSTEIQDFNDILKFSTNLSFVDANNINVIGFSMGGAIALIVSSSNTLIKNTILISPAVNMYDLIVSQIIGEKLDEINKYGTVNFDGYFLGKDTIDDIFNYNIFDYAEKINQNVLIIHGTCDESVSPVYSIKLENLIGNNASLVYINGASHCYYKRDEQSKLFDVILNFCVNNIITGRPLN; via the coding sequence ATGTTTAAAAGTTTTGAAGTAGAAAATGAACGTGGATTTATAATAAGAGGAGTTATAAATAGGCCGGACAAATCCGGAAAATTCCCATGTCTTATTTACTGTCATGGTTTCACAGGGCATAAACTTGAAACACATGGAATGTTTGCAAAAATAGCTAAAATGCTTGAAAGAAAGGATATAGTTTCTATAAGATTTGATTTTACGGGAAATGGTGAAAGTGATGGCGAGTTTAAAGATATGACAATGTCTACCGAGATTCAGGACTTTAATGATATATTAAAGTTTAGTACTAATTTGAGTTTTGTAGATGCTAATAATATAAATGTAATTGGATTTAGTATGGGGGGAGCTATAGCATTAATAGTGTCATCCTCAAATACGCTTATTAAAAATACTATTTTAATAAGTCCTGCGGTAAATATGTATGATCTTATAGTGTCACAAATAATAGGAGAAAAATTAGATGAAATTAATAAGTACGGGACTGTAAATTTTGACGGATATTTTTTGGGGAAGGATACAATTGATGATATTTTTAACTATAACATATTTGATTATGCTGAAAAAATAAATCAAAATGTTCTTATAATTCATGGAACTTGTGATGAATCTGTATCACCAGTTTATTCAATAAAACTGGAGAATTTAATAGGTAATAATGCCAGTTTGGTTTATATAAATGGAGCATCTCATTGTTATTATAAAAGAGATGAGCAATCTAAGCTTTTTGACGTTATATTAAACTTCTGTGTAAATAATATAATAACAGGGCGTCCTTTGAATTAG
- a CDS encoding response regulator transcription factor translates to MRLLLVEDEIMLSDALVYILKKNNYAVDAAYDGIEGDEMAQSKIYDIIILDRMLPQKNGIDILKNLRKRKIETPVIMLTAMDTIENRVEGLDNGADDYLVKPFDTKELLARIRALSRRHTDFIQDGNIELSSLMFDPLKTEMEYKGNKIKLTAKESQLLELLARNKNQVITKDQILDRVWGIDSDIEMNNNIEVYFSYLRKKLRKIGSNVEIETVRGVGYCLKEV, encoded by the coding sequence ATGAGATTACTTTTAGTAGAGGATGAAATTATGCTCTCCGATGCACTTGTATATATACTTAAAAAGAATAATTATGCAGTAGACGCAGCTTATGATGGAATTGAAGGTGACGAAATGGCTCAAAGCAAAATATATGACATCATAATTCTTGACAGAATGTTACCTCAAAAAAATGGAATAGATATTTTAAAAAATTTAAGAAAGAGGAAAATTGAAACACCGGTAATCATGTTAACAGCAATGGATACTATTGAAAATAGAGTTGAGGGACTTGATAATGGAGCAGATGATTATCTTGTGAAACCGTTTGACACTAAAGAACTTTTAGCAAGAATAAGGGCACTTTCAAGAAGGCATACTGACTTTATACAAGATGGAAATATAGAATTATCATCATTGATGTTTGATCCACTTAAAACGGAGATGGAGTACAAAGGAAATAAGATTAAATTAACAGCAAAGGAATCACAGTTATTAGAACTTTTAGCGCGTAATAAGAATCAAGTTATAACGAAAGATCAAATTTTAGATAGAGTTTGGGGGATTGACTCCGATATAGAAATGAACAATAATATCGAAGTATACTTTTCTTATTTAAGAAAGAAACTCAGGAAAATAGGTAGTAATGTTGAGATTGAGACAGTGAGAGGGGTAGGCTATTGTCTAAAAGAGGTTTGA
- a CDS encoding MgtC/SapB family protein: MSVKETIIRLILAILIGGIIGYEREHKNRPAGFITHILVCLGACVISMIQVCDVDKTVSIILEHPQLSSALKVDIGRLGAQVISGIGFLGAGTIIREKGSVTGLTTAASLWVVACIGLAVGLGYYNLSILSAVAAVISLVVLKRVELIFSEKRDLLNIDVKYKDKGEIINKINSCLKNQNFEIRDINFLSKADYDVESEYKKGTFSIFLSRHEKDKKVINELMSIEEVVRITIK; this comes from the coding sequence ATGAGTGTTAAAGAAACTATAATTAGATTAATTTTGGCTATTCTTATTGGTGGTATCATAGGATATGAAAGAGAACACAAAAATAGACCAGCAGGTTTTATAACGCATATTTTAGTTTGTCTTGGAGCATGTGTTATATCTATGATACAAGTATGTGATGTGGATAAAACTGTAAGTATAATACTTGAACATCCTCAATTATCAAGTGCTTTGAAGGTTGATATAGGAAGACTTGGAGCACAAGTTATAAGTGGAATTGGATTTCTCGGTGCAGGTACTATAATAAGAGAAAAAGGATCTGTAACAGGACTTACAACTGCAGCTAGTCTCTGGGTGGTTGCATGTATTGGACTTGCGGTAGGTCTTGGATATTATAATTTGAGTATATTATCGGCAGTAGCAGCTGTAATATCACTTGTTGTACTGAAAAGAGTCGAATTAATTTTTTCAGAAAAAAGAGATTTACTTAATATAGATGTGAAATATAAAGATAAAGGAGAGATTATTAATAAGATAAATTCTTGCTTAAAAAATCAAAATTTTGAAATTAGGGATATCAATTTTTTGTCTAAGGCCGATTATGATGTTGAGTCTGAGTATAAGAAGGGGACATTTAGCATATTTTTGTCAAGACATGAAAAAGATAAAAAAGTTATAAATGAACTTATGTCCATAGAGGAAGTGGTAAGAATTACAATTAAATAA
- a CDS encoding GtrA family protein, giving the protein MEQLIKSIDYIFNGKLKLLTRFSTTGVINTLIDFLVFTICNSVFNIYYTISQVIGYSFGVINSFIFNKKWTFEKNSSNKRISHELTQFIAVNLISLIITLFLIKYLVSYFNLNVYVAKIIVTLIAQVINFILYKFWVFN; this is encoded by the coding sequence ATGGAACAGCTAATTAAAAGTATAGATTATATCTTTAATGGTAAACTCAAATTATTAACTAGATTTTCAACTACTGGTGTTATAAATACATTAATAGATTTCTTAGTTTTTACTATATGTAACAGCGTCTTTAATATATATTATACAATAAGCCAGGTTATAGGTTACAGCTTTGGAGTTATAAACAGTTTTATATTTAATAAAAAATGGACATTTGAAAAAAACAGTTCAAATAAAAGAATATCACATGAATTAACTCAGTTTATTGCTGTCAATCTAATTTCACTTATTATAACACTATTTTTAATAAAGTATTTAGTTAGTTATTTTAACTTAAATGTGTATGTAGCTAAAATAATCGTAACATTAATAGCGCAAGTTATAAATTTTATATTATATAAATTTTGGGTATTCAATTAG
- a CDS encoding glycosyltransferase family 39 protein, whose protein sequence is MKKISFTKERLSIGIVILISAVLNFGNLAIEGYGNEYYAAGVKSMLMNFSNFFFVSFDPAGFVSIDKPPLGFWIQTISAKIFGFSGWSILLPQALAGVISVALVYYIVKRSFGHMAGLISAICLTITPVFVATSRNNTIDNLLIVTLLVSCLFLSKAAEKGKFKYLLISLALVGIGFNIKMLQAYMIVPALYITYLISTAASLKKRIKHLVISTVVLVVISFSWAIAVDLVPTSNRPFVGSSTNNTVMELISGHNGLERLASSGGGMNGGGFQGKSSRDNPNNSRNSSKNGNFQGMGMTPPSGSGGNKNNAKQNGNVSNNSTNKTNRSQHSKNGSFPNGGGFGKTDWSQRSMDGKSPNGGGPGSSNGLSGNFGGQTQAGITRLFSKNILSDQIVWFLPLSLLGFIAAAIVQKLKAPFDNRQKLDLILWFTWLVPEFIYFSFTKGLFHQYYLSMLAAPIAALSGIGITAMWKLYKQGGIKAYILPIAFIVEGLMHLLMLSYFASSISSTIKYIIIAALVLCFASAVLLILYRTIKKENSGNGKNSSSFAKIFTATALIGILTTPAIGSAATLTHGVSGNMPAAGLELLTKSRSSNFMAMGSQSNNRDQKLIKFLDNHVTNEKYALVVSSSASAEGIIIESGKSVMALGGFSGSDKILTLAQFKEMVKKGEVRYVLTGSMGGRDSNEIMNWIKKNGKTVSESEWKENTTKNQSNDKHSGFGKMNTNETLYDLKGTAK, encoded by the coding sequence ATGAAAAAAATAAGCTTTACGAAAGAACGGCTCTCAATAGGAATTGTAATTTTAATATCAGCGGTATTAAATTTTGGTAACTTAGCAATAGAAGGCTATGGAAATGAATATTATGCTGCTGGTGTAAAAAGTATGCTCATGAATTTTAGTAATTTTTTCTTTGTATCATTTGATCCAGCTGGATTTGTATCCATTGACAAGCCACCTTTAGGTTTTTGGATACAGACAATATCCGCAAAAATATTTGGATTTAGCGGGTGGAGTATACTACTTCCTCAAGCTCTTGCGGGTGTTATATCCGTTGCCCTCGTATATTATATAGTTAAAAGATCCTTTGGACACATGGCCGGCTTAATTTCAGCTATATGCCTTACTATAACACCAGTTTTTGTGGCAACAAGCAGAAATAACACTATAGACAATCTATTAATAGTTACACTACTTGTTTCCTGCTTATTTTTATCTAAGGCAGCAGAAAAAGGTAAATTTAAATATCTCCTTATAAGTCTTGCACTTGTAGGCATAGGTTTTAACATAAAAATGCTTCAAGCTTATATGATAGTTCCTGCACTTTATATAACATACTTAATTTCCACAGCTGCCTCATTGAAGAAAAGAATAAAACACCTTGTTATAAGCACAGTAGTTCTTGTTGTAATATCTTTTTCCTGGGCAATTGCAGTTGATTTAGTTCCGACATCCAACAGACCATTTGTCGGGAGCAGCACAAATAATACTGTTATGGAACTTATATCCGGTCATAATGGCCTTGAAAGATTAGCTAGTTCAGGTGGCGGCATGAATGGTGGAGGTTTTCAAGGTAAAAGTTCTCGTGATAATCCTAATAATTCAAGGAACAGTTCTAAAAACGGTAATTTTCAAGGTATGGGTATGACTCCTCCATCAGGTTCAGGTGGTAATAAAAATAATGCTAAACAAAACGGAAATGTTTCTAATAATAGTACTAATAAAACAAACCGGTCACAACACAGCAAAAATGGTAGTTTCCCAAATGGAGGTGGCTTTGGTAAAACAGATTGGTCACAACGCAGCATGGATGGTAAATCTCCAAATGGCGGCGGCCCTGGTTCATCAAACGGACTTTCGGGAAATTTTGGAGGTCAAACACAAGCTGGAATTACAAGATTATTCTCCAAGAATATTTTGTCTGATCAAATAGTGTGGTTCCTGCCTCTATCACTTTTAGGATTTATAGCAGCTGCAATAGTTCAAAAGCTGAAAGCTCCTTTTGATAACAGGCAAAAGCTGGATTTAATATTATGGTTTACATGGCTCGTGCCGGAATTTATATATTTCAGCTTCACAAAAGGTTTATTCCACCAATACTATTTATCAATGCTAGCTGCACCAATTGCTGCATTGTCCGGAATAGGAATTACTGCAATGTGGAAGCTCTACAAACAAGGCGGAATTAAGGCTTATATACTGCCTATAGCATTTATTGTAGAAGGCTTAATGCATCTATTAATGTTATCCTACTTTGCTTCAAGCATATCTTCTACTATAAAATATATAATAATAGCAGCTTTAGTTCTATGCTTTGCATCCGCAGTACTGCTTATATTGTATCGCACAATAAAAAAGGAGAATTCAGGCAATGGGAAAAATTCTTCAAGTTTTGCCAAGATATTTACAGCAACTGCGCTTATAGGGATTTTGACCACACCTGCAATTGGTTCTGCTGCTACTTTAACTCATGGTGTAAGTGGAAATATGCCTGCCGCAGGATTAGAACTTTTAACAAAAAGCAGATCAAGCAACTTTATGGCAATGGGAAGTCAAAGCAATAATAGAGATCAAAAGCTTATAAAATTCCTAGACAATCATGTTACAAATGAAAAATATGCACTTGTTGTATCAAGTTCCGCCTCTGCAGAAGGTATAATAATTGAAAGTGGCAAGAGTGTTATGGCTCTCGGGGGATTCTCCGGATCTGATAAGATACTAACCTTAGCTCAATTTAAAGAGATGGTTAAAAAGGGAGAAGTAAGATATGTATTGACAGGCAGCATGGGAGGAAGAGACTCAAATGAGATAATGAACTGGATTAAGAAAAACGGAAAAACAGTTTCTGAAAGTGAGTGGAAGGAAAATACTACAAAAAATCAATCAAATGATAAGCATTCCGGATTTGGTAAAATGAACACAAATGAAACACTTTATGATCTTAAAGGTACTGCAAAATAA
- the kynU gene encoding kynureninase, with amino-acid sequence MSKRKFELTLDYAKKMDQEDELKSFRDRFYVKEGQIFMDGNSLGLCSKDAENSLLNMLNVWKKEAINIWGTEDGKYLNYSEYLAGKIAPLLNADANEIAVVGSTTMNVHQAISTFYKPTKDRYKILVDDLNFPTDRYAVDSQIRLKGLKVEDALKVVKSKDGVMIDEDTVIDAMTDDVALVLLPSVLYRSSQLLDMKKITNAAKERGIYIGWDLCHSIGAISHDFKDIDPDFAIWCNYKYLSGGPGATAGLFINKKHFNKHAGLAGWFGNNDKTQFQLNHEFDQDKTAKGWQTGTPNLLSMAPIEGTLNMYKEAGMDKIRKKSLQITAYLMYLIDEKLSKYGFRVGNPREDEKRGGHVCLIHDDAYRINSALKNNGVIPDFREPNVIRLAPIALYTSYEDVYKLIEITEKIMENKEYENFTNERSVVV; translated from the coding sequence ATGTCAAAAAGAAAATTTGAATTAACTCTGGATTATGCTAAGAAAATGGATCAGGAAGATGAATTAAAAAGTTTCAGAGATAGGTTCTATGTCAAGGAAGGCCAAATTTTTATGGACGGCAACTCTTTAGGATTATGCTCTAAAGATGCTGAAAATTCACTATTAAATATGTTGAATGTATGGAAAAAGGAAGCAATCAATATATGGGGTACCGAGGATGGAAAATATCTGAATTATTCAGAGTATTTGGCTGGAAAAATAGCGCCTTTATTGAATGCAGATGCTAATGAAATAGCTGTTGTAGGTAGTACTACTATGAATGTACATCAGGCAATTTCGACATTTTATAAACCAACAAAAGACAGATATAAAATATTGGTTGACGACTTGAATTTTCCTACTGACAGATATGCTGTAGACAGTCAAATACGACTAAAAGGACTAAAGGTTGAAGATGCACTGAAGGTAGTTAAAAGCAAAGATGGAGTAATGATAGATGAAGATACAGTTATTGACGCTATGACTGATGATGTTGCTTTAGTATTATTGCCATCCGTATTATATAGAAGTTCTCAATTGTTAGATATGAAGAAAATAACTAATGCTGCTAAAGAAAGAGGAATATATATAGGCTGGGATTTATGTCATTCAATAGGGGCGATATCCCATGACTTTAAGGATATTGATCCGGATTTTGCAATATGGTGCAACTATAAATATTTATCGGGAGGTCCTGGAGCAACTGCTGGTCTGTTTATAAACAAAAAACATTTTAATAAGCATGCAGGTTTAGCAGGATGGTTTGGAAATAACGATAAAACTCAATTTCAATTAAATCACGAGTTCGATCAGGATAAAACTGCCAAAGGCTGGCAAACAGGTACTCCTAATCTATTATCTATGGCACCTATAGAAGGAACATTAAATATGTATAAAGAAGCAGGAATGGATAAGATAAGAAAGAAATCATTACAAATTACAGCTTACCTAATGTATCTAATAGATGAAAAATTATCAAAATACGGTTTTAGAGTGGGCAATCCAAGAGAGGATGAGAAAAGAGGAGGGCATGTTTGCTTAATTCATGACGATGCTTATAGAATAAATAGTGCTCTTAAAAACAATGGAGTAATTCCTGACTTTAGAGAACCTAATGTAATTCGACTGGCACCAATTGCTCTGTATACATCCTATGAAGACGTATATAAATTAATTGAAATAACAGAAAAAATAATGGAAAATAAAGAATATGAAAACTTTACAAATGAAAGAAGTGTAGTAGTATAA
- a CDS encoding cell wall hydrolase, with amino-acid sequence MLKFKSIGTLLVGVSLSLFAFTPVQAASYKVTQGDSLFTIGKLFYTNSNDLMKNNNLKNSNVYPGQTLNVPADIYTVKNGDSLYFIAKKYGITTDQLKKANDKWDNTIYSGQKLNVPAANTSYDNNVQAVSTTKNSNTNSVISYNNNDLDLLARLVMSESQGQPYKAEVGVAAVVVNRVKSSEFPNSISSVIYQKSDNYYQFTPVQNGWINKAASDEAKKAALDALQGYDPTNGAIYYFDDSATNSWLWSRPITLRSGKMVFTH; translated from the coding sequence ATGCTAAAATTTAAAAGCATAGGAACTTTACTTGTTGGTGTATCTTTATCATTATTTGCTTTTACACCTGTACAAGCTGCCAGCTATAAAGTTACACAAGGTGATTCTTTATTTACTATAGGTAAACTTTTTTATACAAACTCTAATGATTTGATGAAAAATAATAATCTTAAAAATTCGAACGTATATCCGGGTCAGACGCTAAATGTGCCTGCAGATATTTACACAGTAAAAAATGGAGATTCTCTATACTTTATAGCAAAAAAATATGGAATTACAACAGATCAGCTAAAAAAAGCAAATGATAAATGGGACAACACGATTTATTCAGGCCAAAAATTAAATGTGCCTGCAGCAAATACAAGTTATGATAATAATGTACAAGCTGTCAGCACAACAAAAAATTCTAATACTAATTCTGTAATTTCATACAATAATAATGATTTGGACCTTTTAGCCAGACTTGTTATGTCTGAATCTCAGGGACAACCCTATAAAGCTGAAGTTGGTGTCGCCGCTGTCGTTGTAAACAGAGTCAAGAGCAGTGAATTTCCAAATTCCATAAGCTCAGTTATATATCAGAAATCTGACAACTACTATCAATTTACTCCAGTTCAAAATGGATGGATTAATAAAGCAGCCTCAGATGAAGCAAAAAAAGCAGCCTTAGATGCCCTTCAAGGATATGATCCTACAAATGGAGCAATATATTATTTTGATGACAGTGCAACTAATTCATGGCTTTGGTCAAGACCTATAACTTTAAGAAGTGGTAAAATGGTATTTACACATTAA
- a CDS encoding Lrp/AsnC family transcriptional regulator: MDSIDLKLIILLQENSRISITDLSKKVNLSRPSVQERITKMVDKGIIEGFTVIVNPKKIGRKIVFFIEISNLNIPHTKFVKIVSEKEAITEIHAVTGQANYIMKASTANIDEMNELLEELMGYGKVVTSIILNSPLRRNILYPGCQKKIAIVKDESKM, from the coding sequence ATGGATTCTATTGATTTAAAATTAATCATACTTTTACAAGAAAATTCTAGAATAAGTATAACTGATTTATCAAAAAAAGTTAATTTGAGCAGACCTAGTGTACAGGAAAGAATTACAAAGATGGTTGATAAAGGGATTATAGAAGGATTTACTGTTATAGTAAATCCCAAAAAAATAGGGAGAAAAATTGTTTTTTTTATTGAAATAAGTAATTTGAATATACCTCATACTAAATTTGTAAAAATTGTATCAGAAAAGGAAGCTATAACAGAAATTCATGCGGTAACAGGACAAGCGAATTATATTATGAAAGCATCAACTGCCAATATAGATGAAATGAATGAGTTATTGGAAGAGTTAATGGGTTATGGCAAGGTAGTTACTTCTATAATATTAAATTCACCATTAAGAAGAAACATATTATATCCTGGATGTCAGAAAAAAATAGCAATTGTCAAGGATGAATCTAAAATGTGA
- a CDS encoding alpha/beta-type small acid-soluble spore protein, protein MASRGNKVLVPQAKEGLSKFKMEAAREVGVNLKEGYNGDLTSRQNGSVGGQMTKKMIEAYEQNMK, encoded by the coding sequence ATGGCAAGTAGAGGAAATAAAGTATTAGTTCCACAGGCTAAGGAAGGTTTAAGTAAATTTAAGATGGAGGCAGCAAGAGAAGTTGGAGTTAATTTAAAAGAAGGATATAATGGAGATCTTACTTCTAGACAAAATGGTTCCGTAGGAGGCCAGATGACAAAAAAGATGATAGAAGCTTATGAACAAAATATGAAATAG
- a CDS encoding MFS transporter, with the protein MLRRDKSKEYNKWFKFIVLYLGAVVLSMSQLKIVPISSEISMDLGISATQTSLLMSVFTFSALFLAIPAGGLISKFGAKRVSVFVMFCLFLGNFIGIFANSYAVLLISRIIEGVSFSMINIVGIIFINDWFKDGGQGTAIGIFGTFSAFASMVAMNIYRPIYESLGLKSVWVITAILAGIITFLYKLFFQDVKDDSDKEGDATLKEASSDKNIWILSFAIGCMSLVLFTFLAIYPNIFKDIYFLNTDKANYYSSLFGLFGIPFGLLAGIIIDKTGKPGTLAFMSNIVTVLATFFVTRITKNLLLAQVFLLSAALSMNSTSINITLQRTVKRPALLGYSLSILYLFYYIGTFIGPPITTQIMEVKGWNLSMSTLAIASLAGTVALLYYVLKYEIKKIKTK; encoded by the coding sequence ATGTTGAGAAGAGACAAATCAAAGGAATATAATAAGTGGTTTAAGTTTATAGTATTATATTTAGGAGCTGTTGTACTTTCAATGAGCCAATTAAAAATAGTTCCTATATCCAGTGAAATATCTATGGATCTTGGGATAAGCGCTACTCAAACATCATTATTGATGTCTGTGTTTACGTTTTCTGCATTATTTTTAGCCATACCGGCTGGAGGATTAATAAGCAAATTTGGTGCAAAGAGAGTCAGTGTATTTGTTATGTTTTGTTTATTCTTAGGCAATTTCATAGGAATATTTGCTAATTCATATGCAGTTTTGCTCATAAGCAGAATTATAGAAGGAGTATCTTTTTCTATGATAAACATTGTGGGTATTATTTTCATAAATGACTGGTTTAAAGATGGAGGACAGGGGACGGCCATAGGGATATTTGGAACTTTTTCAGCTTTTGCATCTATGGTAGCTATGAATATATACAGACCCATTTATGAAAGTCTAGGATTAAAATCTGTATGGGTAATTACAGCAATACTCGCAGGTATTATAACATTTTTGTACAAGCTATTTTTTCAAGATGTCAAGGATGATTCAGACAAGGAAGGTGATGCTACTTTGAAGGAAGCTTCATCTGATAAAAATATTTGGATATTATCTTTTGCAATTGGTTGTATGTCTTTGGTATTATTCACTTTTCTTGCCATTTACCCAAATATATTTAAAGATATATATTTCTTGAATACAGATAAGGCTAATTATTATAGCAGTTTGTTTGGTCTGTTTGGAATTCCTTTTGGATTATTAGCAGGAATTATAATTGATAAAACGGGCAAACCCGGAACATTGGCGTTTATGTCAAATATAGTAACAGTATTGGCTACTTTTTTCGTAACAAGGATAACAAAAAATTTATTGCTGGCTCAGGTATTTTTATTATCAGCAGCTTTAAGCATGAATTCAACATCTATAAACATAACCCTTCAAAGAACGGTAAAAAGACCTGCGTTATTAGGATACAGTTTGTCAATTTTATATTTATTTTATTATATAGGTACTTTTATAGGACCGCCTATAACAACTCAAATAATGGAAGTTAAGGGCTGGAATTTGAGTATGTCAACACTAGCTATTGCATCTTTAGCTGGTACAGTAGCTTTACTATACTATGTATTAAAGTATGAAATAAAAAAAATAAAAACAAAATAG